A genome region from Sphingomonas anseongensis includes the following:
- the uvrC gene encoding excinuclease ABC subunit UvrC, translating to MDRTPADRPDQPNAAERFNEEQATYAVRGADKPDLEVGVAAIRDVLKTLPRRPGVYRMQDARGDVLYVGKARALRNRVTNYTQVAKLPKRLQRMVSQTRSMTIITTRTEAEALLLEAQLIKRFRPPYNVLLRDDKSFPFILLREDHAFPRVQKHRGARRAKGQYYGPFASAGSVTRTLNALQKLFLLRSCSDSFFETRSRPCLLYQIRRCSAPCVGRISESDYAELVKDAKAFLAGRSTGVQERLGRSMAEAADKQDYELAAVYRDRLRALTYIQGSQTVHSEGLGDGDVMALACKGGAVCIQAFFIRGGQNWGHRAFFPAHTNDIPEAEVLSAFLVQFYEEVPPPKRILVDRDLPDRELLEEALCERAGRRISIEQPKRGARARLIDQARRNAEEALDRRMAETATQTRVLRELADTFDLPEVPKRIEVYDNSHIMGTNATGAMIVAGPEGFRKNNYRKFNIKRPETAPGDDFAMMREVLERRFARLEKEDPERASGEWPDLVLIDGGKGQLSAVCEVMEEMGVHDVPIVGVAKGPHHGRDGREIFHLPGGRELTLPPNSALMFYLQRLRDEAHRFAIGTHRQKRAKSLTTSTLDDVPGIGPNRKRALLMHFGTARAVKGAALEDLERAPGISKTIARQVYDHFHPGA from the coding sequence ATGGACCGTACTCCGGCCGATCGTCCCGACCAGCCCAATGCCGCCGAGCGCTTCAACGAAGAGCAGGCGACCTATGCCGTGCGCGGTGCGGACAAGCCCGACCTGGAGGTGGGCGTGGCGGCCATTCGCGACGTCCTGAAGACCCTGCCGAGGCGCCCGGGGGTCTATCGGATGCAGGATGCGCGCGGGGACGTGCTCTACGTCGGCAAGGCGAGGGCGCTCCGGAACCGCGTAACCAACTACACGCAGGTCGCGAAGCTACCCAAGCGGCTGCAGCGCATGGTGTCGCAGACTCGGTCGATGACCATCATCACGACCCGCACCGAGGCCGAAGCGCTCCTTCTCGAAGCGCAGCTGATCAAACGCTTTCGGCCGCCGTACAACGTCCTCCTCCGCGACGACAAAAGCTTCCCCTTCATCCTGCTCCGCGAGGACCACGCCTTTCCAAGGGTCCAAAAGCATCGCGGGGCGCGGCGGGCGAAAGGGCAATATTACGGGCCGTTCGCAAGCGCCGGTTCGGTCACTCGAACTCTTAATGCGCTTCAGAAGCTATTCCTTCTAAGAAGCTGTTCCGACAGCTTTTTTGAAACACGTTCGAGGCCATGCCTGCTCTACCAGATCCGCCGCTGCTCGGCGCCTTGCGTCGGGCGGATTTCGGAAAGCGATTATGCCGAGCTCGTGAAGGACGCGAAGGCGTTCCTGGCCGGCCGTTCGACGGGTGTCCAGGAACGGCTCGGACGATCGATGGCGGAGGCCGCGGACAAGCAGGATTATGAACTTGCCGCCGTCTATCGCGATCGCCTGCGCGCGCTGACCTACATCCAAGGCAGCCAGACGGTGCATTCCGAGGGGCTTGGCGACGGCGACGTGATGGCGCTTGCCTGCAAGGGCGGGGCAGTGTGCATCCAGGCCTTCTTCATTCGCGGGGGTCAGAATTGGGGTCATCGCGCCTTCTTCCCCGCGCACACGAACGACATTCCCGAGGCAGAAGTGCTCTCCGCCTTCCTGGTCCAGTTTTACGAGGAGGTGCCGCCACCGAAGCGGATATTGGTCGACCGTGATCTTCCCGACCGCGAGCTGCTCGAGGAGGCGCTATGCGAGCGGGCAGGGCGAAGGATCTCAATCGAGCAGCCGAAACGCGGCGCGCGGGCGAGGTTGATCGACCAGGCGCGCAGGAACGCCGAGGAAGCGCTCGACCGGCGAATGGCCGAGACCGCGACCCAGACCCGGGTCCTTCGCGAGCTCGCCGATACATTCGACCTCCCCGAAGTGCCGAAGCGCATCGAAGTCTATGACAACAGCCACATCATGGGCACCAACGCCACCGGTGCCATGATCGTCGCTGGCCCTGAGGGCTTCAGGAAGAACAATTACCGCAAGTTCAACATCAAGCGGCCCGAAACCGCGCCTGGGGACGACTTCGCCATGATGCGCGAAGTCCTCGAGCGGCGCTTCGCGCGGCTGGAGAAGGAAGACCCGGAGCGAGCGAGCGGAGAGTGGCCAGACCTCGTGCTCATCGACGGCGGCAAGGGCCAGCTGTCGGCAGTGTGCGAGGTGATGGAGGAAATGGGAGTCCACGACGTCCCGATCGTCGGCGTTGCCAAGGGTCCGCATCATGGCCGCGACGGCCGCGAAATATTCCATTTGCCCGGCGGTCGAGAACTGACGCTCCCGCCCAATTCGGCGCTGATGTTCTACCTTCAGCGGCTTCGCGACGAGGCGCACCGATTCGCTATCGGCACCCACCGGCAGAAGCGTGCCAAGAGCCTCACCACGTCCACTCTGGACGACGTCCCGGGCATCGGGCCCAACCGCAAACGGGCGCTTCTCATGCACTTCGGGACGGCACGCGCCGTGAAGGGCGCTGCGCTCGAGGACCTTGAACGGGCGCCGGGAATCTCGAAAACAATCGCACGCCAGGTCTACGACCATTTCCACCCTGGCGCCTGA
- a CDS encoding aspartate/glutamate racemase family protein, with product MRKLGIIGGTSWASTALYYDHINRGVARRLGGLHSARLAIESLDLAPLAELELSGDWDGVAGIMINAAKSLAKSGADGLLIASNTGHKAYSAVAAAVRVPVLHIADATAEKLVEDQVSRVALLGTRFTMTEPYVRERLEKRGIALASVDPKWMQEVDRIIFEELAAGQVIRDSQRKLKTLIAELARHKVQAVVLGCTELVLAVDTRANVIPVYDTTAIHARAAVEWMLAEQEQAKAAA from the coding sequence TTGCGCAAGCTTGGGATTATCGGCGGCACCAGCTGGGCGTCCACAGCGCTCTATTACGACCATATCAACCGCGGCGTCGCACGCCGGCTCGGCGGTCTTCACAGCGCCCGGCTGGCAATCGAAAGCCTCGATCTTGCTCCGCTTGCAGAGCTGGAGCTGTCCGGCGACTGGGATGGCGTCGCGGGAATCATGATCAATGCCGCGAAATCGCTCGCCAAGTCCGGCGCCGACGGCCTGCTCATCGCCTCCAACACCGGCCACAAGGCCTATAGCGCCGTCGCCGCGGCCGTGCGGGTCCCGGTGCTTCATATTGCCGACGCGACGGCGGAAAAACTGGTGGAGGACCAGGTCAGCCGGGTCGCGCTTCTCGGTACCCGCTTCACCATGACGGAGCCCTACGTCCGCGAACGCCTCGAGAAGCGAGGGATCGCTCTCGCCTCTGTCGATCCCAAGTGGATGCAGGAGGTCGACCGGATCATCTTCGAAGAGCTCGCAGCCGGGCAGGTGATCCGCGACAGCCAGCGCAAGCTCAAGACGCTGATTGCCGAGCTTGCCCGTCACAAGGTCCAGGCCGTCGTGCTGGGCTGCACAGAGCTTGTGCTTGCAGTGGACACTCGAGCGAACGTGATTCCGGTGTACGACACGACGGCGATCCACGCCCGGGCTGCCGTCGAGTGGATGCTGGCGGAACAGGAGCAGGCCAAAGCGGCGGCTTAA
- the ctlX gene encoding citrulline utilization hydrolase CtlX codes for MEEQSTGAVLLVRPAAFGFNAEAAKSNVFAHDAREAGGERRAQAEFDRLATKLSAGGVEVLVLEDSAEPAKPDAVFPNNWVSFHADGTMVLYPMATPPRRLERRVEEVRALVDNAGFRVSQVIDLSLHEEQRQFLEGTGSLVLDRPRRRSYASLGPRTSAEAIADFDRQLGYSTFAFDARDPGGRPIYHTNVLLSLGTRFAVLCLEAVAPEQRAPLVAEIQESGRKIVELSFAQLRRFGCNLLELKGKRGPLIAMSEKARSNLRPDQLRALERFGELLAVDIPTIEAVGGGSVRCMIAEVHLPRH; via the coding sequence ATGGAAGAGCAATCGACCGGCGCAGTGCTTTTGGTTCGACCAGCCGCGTTCGGCTTCAATGCCGAAGCCGCGAAGTCGAACGTCTTCGCCCACGACGCGCGTGAGGCCGGCGGTGAAAGGCGGGCACAGGCAGAGTTCGACCGGCTTGCGACGAAACTGTCCGCTGGCGGTGTCGAAGTGCTGGTGCTCGAAGACAGCGCCGAGCCGGCGAAGCCCGACGCGGTGTTCCCGAATAACTGGGTATCGTTCCACGCAGACGGGACGATGGTGTTGTATCCGATGGCCACCCCACCCCGACGGCTCGAAAGGCGAGTCGAGGAGGTCAGGGCGCTCGTCGATAACGCCGGGTTCCGCGTGAGCCAGGTCATCGATCTCTCTCTGCACGAGGAGCAGCGGCAATTCCTGGAAGGCACGGGAAGCCTCGTCCTCGACCGCCCCCGCCGCCGCTCTTACGCAAGCCTCGGCCCGCGAACGTCTGCTGAGGCGATCGCCGACTTCGACCGGCAGCTGGGTTATTCCACCTTCGCCTTCGACGCTCGCGATCCGGGGGGGCGCCCGATCTATCACACCAACGTGCTGCTGAGCCTCGGGACGCGCTTCGCAGTCCTCTGCCTCGAAGCCGTCGCGCCGGAACAGCGCGCGCCGCTGGTGGCGGAGATCCAGGAGAGCGGCAGGAAGATCGTCGAGCTAAGCTTCGCCCAGCTTCGCCGCTTCGGCTGCAACCTGCTCGAGCTAAAGGGCAAGCGAGGCCCGCTAATCGCCATGTCGGAGAAAGCGCGGTCCAACCTACGACCGGACCAGCTTCGCGCGCTGGAGCGCTTCGGCGAGCTGCTGGCGGTGGACATCCCAACGATCGAGGCGGTCGGCGGCGGGAGCGTCCGCTGCATGATCGCGGAAGTTCACCTGCCCCGGCACTAG